In Nocardioides sp. InS609-2, a single genomic region encodes these proteins:
- a CDS encoding DUF3052 domain-containing protein, whose product MSATMGGESAQTGDQPGDQQKEGADSSASRLGLKQGMVVQELGWDNDTDDELRMSVEDTIDADMVDGDYGNVVDAVLLWWRDDDGDLVDGLVDALTDLVGGGAIWLLSPKVGRPGSVEAADIAEAAPIAGLAQTTTAPVSKDWQATRLVAPKTPA is encoded by the coding sequence AGCCCGGTGACCAGCAGAAAGAGGGTGCCGATTCTTCTGCATCCCGACTCGGACTCAAGCAGGGCATGGTCGTCCAGGAGCTCGGCTGGGACAACGACACCGACGACGAGCTGCGCATGTCAGTCGAGGACACCATCGATGCCGACATGGTGGACGGTGACTACGGCAACGTCGTGGACGCGGTGCTCCTGTGGTGGCGCGATGACGACGGCGACCTCGTCGACGGTCTCGTCGACGCCCTGACCGACCTCGTTGGCGGTGGCGCGATCTGGCTACTCAGCCCGAAGGTGGGCCGGCCCGGCAGCGTCGAGGCGGCGGACATCGCCGAGGCGGCACCCATCGCCGGGCTCGCGCAGACCACCACGGCCCCGGTCAGCAAGGACTGGCAGGCCACCCGGCTCGTGGCGCCCAAGACGCCTGCATGA